The following proteins come from a genomic window of Tautonia marina:
- a CDS encoding glycosyltransferase family 2 protein gives MTAPLPRPEPSTSQDLDAIGAVAIGRNEGDRLIACLDSLIGRVGRIVYVDSGSQDGSVAEARARGVEVVELDTRIPFTAARARNAGLERLLELEPGLRFVQFVDGDCEVVDGWIDRARSELESRSELAVACGRRRERYPEASVYNRLADLEWDTPVGDAEACGGDALMRVEALRQVGGFDPTLIAGEEPDLCFRLRDQGWKVARIDAEMTRHDLAMARFGQWWRRHVRAGHAYAEGACRHFQKPGRPWFRQAMSNGVWGLAVPIASLGLAWPTGGLSLLGLLGYPLIAFRATRRQRKRGTPGGQSAIFGVSCAVSKFPQAIGELRFVANRLRGRRGALIEYKGPESPANLQAVRAVKGRR, from the coding sequence GTGACCGCCCCCCTGCCCCGACCGGAGCCCTCGACCTCCCAGGACCTCGACGCGATCGGCGCGGTGGCGATCGGCCGCAACGAGGGGGATCGGCTGATCGCCTGCCTCGATTCGCTGATCGGCCGGGTGGGCCGGATCGTGTATGTCGATTCGGGATCTCAGGATGGGAGCGTCGCCGAGGCAAGGGCCAGGGGGGTCGAGGTCGTCGAGCTGGACACGAGGATTCCGTTCACGGCCGCGAGGGCGAGGAACGCGGGGCTTGAGCGGTTGCTGGAGCTGGAACCGGGGTTACGGTTCGTCCAGTTCGTCGACGGCGATTGCGAAGTGGTCGACGGCTGGATTGATCGGGCCCGTTCGGAACTGGAGTCAAGGTCCGAGCTGGCGGTGGCGTGCGGGAGGCGTCGGGAGCGGTATCCAGAGGCATCCGTTTACAATCGCCTGGCCGATCTGGAGTGGGATACGCCGGTCGGCGATGCCGAGGCGTGCGGCGGCGATGCCTTGATGCGGGTCGAGGCGTTGCGGCAGGTCGGCGGGTTTGACCCGACCTTGATTGCCGGGGAGGAGCCGGACCTCTGCTTCCGGCTTCGGGATCAAGGGTGGAAGGTCGCCCGAATCGACGCCGAGATGACCCGGCACGACCTGGCGATGGCCCGGTTTGGCCAGTGGTGGCGTCGTCATGTCCGGGCGGGGCACGCCTATGCCGAGGGGGCCTGCCGTCATTTTCAGAAGCCCGGCCGCCCGTGGTTTCGCCAGGCAATGAGCAACGGCGTCTGGGGCCTGGCCGTGCCGATCGCCAGCCTCGGGCTGGCCTGGCCGACCGGAGGGTTGAGCCTGCTCGGTCTGCTCGGCTACCCCTTGATCGCCTTCCGGGCCACTCGAAGGCAGCGGAAGCGGGGAACGCCGGGGGGGCAATCGGCGATCTTCGGTGTTTCGTGCGCCGTCTCGAAATTCCCGCAGGCGATTGGAGAGCTTCGGTTCGTGGCCAATCGCTTACGAGGACGTCGGGGGGCTCTGATCGAATATAAAGGCCCCGAGTCGCCTGCCAATCTTCAGGCCGTCCGTGCGGTGAAGGGTCGGCGATGA
- a CDS encoding tetratricopeptide repeat protein, whose product MSQTAVVALLAWPVLCLLFFAVLGPWKGVITSYIGSYLLLSGKVIVPMSGLPDYTKFTAANLGVLIGILIFDSRRFGTFRPRWYDAAALIVCCTPIASFLLNGLGAWPLISAVNSVIQSWGLPYFVGRLYFGKPGADRELAIGMTVAGVLMTPAILYEVFGQTSISELVYGLRQYNGFKYGFYRPIVMATNALELALWSTLTGIVSFSLWVTRAVPKLAGVPFGLWTATAIAGAVICLETAALGFLIMGIFLIAITAGRSRFGPLPELLASGAVLLVIPKAGFRVALMGLTGIGLVRYLSLHRARLLITMASLIAPVYLFLRITKLVTREALTSTIYAILGRERGWSYTFRIIMEDRMLRHVMQRPLFGWATYAEGRARAPDVRILDSMWIVFMGIYGIVGITALYAMLCLPVVLTSRRRPVETWSEPRQGAAIGLAIAILIYTYDSMLNAYTMIPVPLIVGLVMGLPAVMGQARSWVAQGRSDRELEQVEQLAAMGRVDEAEALCHRVISVRLADRSGHEALADAYDRLADLRETLDRFEEAEPARRQALELRIAVAASSPNDPAARAILAGCCERLSRNLVTRNRGTEAVELRELALEQRAAVAAVFPEDPRALIAYADDLNDLAWLLAVGGDSTMSDPTRAVAMAEQAVRIRPDCKSYWNTLGAAYVRVGDPSAALSALRHSLRIGPDETGFDEVLRALAMASLGDIEGAREALGRVDQLLQGNQEASASLIRLRAEAANLLGSSVPAVVQSR is encoded by the coding sequence GTGAGTCAGACCGCCGTGGTCGCCCTGCTGGCCTGGCCTGTCCTCTGTTTGCTCTTTTTTGCGGTCCTCGGACCGTGGAAAGGAGTGATCACGTCTTATATCGGATCGTACTTACTCCTGTCGGGCAAGGTCATCGTGCCGATGTCGGGCCTCCCCGACTACACGAAGTTCACAGCGGCCAACCTGGGCGTTTTGATCGGCATCCTGATCTTCGATAGCCGTCGGTTTGGGACCTTCCGGCCGCGATGGTACGACGCGGCGGCGCTGATTGTGTGTTGCACCCCGATCGCGTCGTTCCTGCTCAATGGGCTGGGGGCATGGCCATTGATTTCGGCGGTCAACTCCGTGATTCAATCCTGGGGTCTTCCCTACTTCGTTGGCAGGCTTTACTTCGGGAAACCGGGAGCCGACCGAGAGCTGGCGATCGGGATGACCGTGGCCGGTGTGCTGATGACGCCGGCCATTCTGTACGAGGTCTTCGGCCAGACATCGATCAGTGAGCTTGTTTACGGACTTCGACAGTACAATGGTTTCAAGTATGGATTTTATCGACCGATTGTAATGGCGACCAATGCGCTGGAACTGGCGCTCTGGTCAACCCTGACGGGGATCGTGTCGTTTAGCCTGTGGGTGACCCGTGCCGTTCCGAAACTGGCTGGTGTGCCCTTCGGCCTCTGGACAGCGACGGCCATTGCCGGGGCAGTGATTTGCCTGGAAACGGCGGCGCTGGGCTTTCTGATCATGGGGATCTTCTTGATCGCCATCACGGCGGGACGATCGCGGTTTGGTCCGTTGCCCGAGTTGCTGGCCTCGGGAGCGGTACTCCTTGTCATTCCGAAGGCGGGGTTCAGGGTCGCGTTGATGGGTCTGACCGGGATCGGCCTTGTCCGTTACCTTTCGCTTCATCGGGCTCGCCTGCTGATCACGATGGCGAGCTTGATCGCTCCGGTTTATCTATTTTTACGGATTACCAAGCTGGTGACCCGAGAGGCGTTGACATCGACCATCTATGCAATCCTCGGACGCGAACGGGGTTGGTCGTACACGTTTCGGATCATCATGGAAGATCGGATGCTTCGCCATGTGATGCAACGGCCGCTTTTTGGATGGGCGACCTATGCCGAGGGACGGGCTCGGGCGCCGGATGTCCGGATCCTCGACAGCATGTGGATTGTGTTTATGGGGATCTATGGGATTGTCGGAATCACGGCACTTTATGCGATGCTCTGCCTTCCCGTGGTGTTGACGAGCCGTCGACGGCCGGTCGAGACCTGGTCGGAGCCGCGTCAGGGGGCCGCCATCGGCCTGGCGATCGCGATTTTGATCTACACCTACGACAGTATGCTTAATGCCTATACGATGATTCCGGTTCCGTTGATCGTGGGGCTCGTCATGGGCCTTCCCGCCGTGATGGGGCAGGCTCGAAGCTGGGTTGCACAGGGACGAAGTGACCGAGAGCTTGAGCAAGTCGAGCAGCTGGCGGCGATGGGGAGAGTCGATGAGGCCGAGGCATTGTGCCATCGCGTGATCTCGGTTCGGTTGGCCGATCGATCGGGGCATGAAGCGCTGGCTGATGCCTACGATCGGCTGGCGGATTTGCGGGAGACACTCGATCGGTTCGAGGAGGCGGAGCCGGCCCGGCGCCAGGCGCTGGAACTGCGGATCGCCGTGGCGGCCTCGTCGCCGAACGATCCGGCGGCAAGGGCAATCCTGGCGGGGTGTTGCGAGCGGCTCTCGCGGAATCTGGTGACCCGGAATCGAGGGACCGAGGCGGTCGAGCTTCGGGAACTGGCCCTGGAGCAACGAGCGGCCGTGGCGGCCGTGTTCCCAGAGGATCCGAGGGCCTTGATTGCCTATGCCGACGACCTGAACGACCTGGCCTGGTTGCTGGCCGTTGGCGGCGACTCAACCATGAGCGACCCGACCCGGGCGGTGGCGATGGCCGAGCAGGCCGTTCGGATTCGCCCGGATTGCAAGTCGTACTGGAACACGCTGGGGGCGGCCTATGTGCGGGTGGGCGATCCCAGCGCGGCGCTGTCGGCGCTGCGTCATTCCTTACGAATCGGTCCCGACGAGACGGGCTTTGACGAGGTTCTTCGGGCGCTGGCAATGGCCTCGCTGGGGGATATCGAGGGGGCCCGAGAGGCGCTTGGCCGGGTTGATCAGTTGCTGCAAGGGAATCAGGAAGCCTCCGCCTCGCTGATTCGACTGCGCGCCGAGGCCGCGAACCTGCTGGGCTCCTCGGTCCCGGCCGTGGTTCAATCACGGTAA
- a CDS encoding polysialyltransferase family glycosyltransferase, with protein sequence MNEFSNSSRRLVFVHGPWQLLVATAAVRQASASASRSGGPTESILVIFPLDTGPSTPELREVIERLAGATWTWDRVVTVDQPLRDLSAEGVAEAIASLRSRVGASRADEIWLDCLWGGIEKVAAEAFPNARIMLYEDGLHTFVEHEDHHLSIGRFLNEPKRTYRAIRARLAQRRFPDRLKRWSLLRRHLDRVGGSYLWTDQVIPVPAYQRHLPRVRLQANVLRETIRDGSRVAPLPSVASEMDRSAEPRALVLGQCFSNYGDLPRDEELSCYRETVITLRKAGFSVLWKEHPRTREPFLKALASEVEGIVAMPELGPWPVELFAERLRLSCCAAVSSTSLFSFPLLFGLPSYTMMTDAIQALFRYPNDQMARFVVASVPPVTRAVSLSKETQTVTTLGSPSGLAIPDPDHRDAIDGQPGARLGV encoded by the coding sequence ATGAACGAGTTTTCCAATTCGTCTCGAAGGCTTGTGTTCGTTCATGGTCCCTGGCAGTTGCTGGTGGCGACCGCGGCGGTTCGCCAGGCGTCCGCGTCAGCATCCCGATCCGGTGGCCCGACCGAATCGATTCTGGTGATCTTTCCGCTGGATACGGGGCCAAGCACTCCGGAACTGCGGGAGGTCATCGAGCGTCTGGCGGGAGCTACCTGGACATGGGACCGGGTGGTGACGGTCGATCAGCCGTTGCGTGATCTGTCTGCCGAGGGGGTGGCCGAGGCCATTGCCTCGCTCCGGTCGCGGGTGGGTGCTTCCAGAGCGGATGAGATCTGGCTCGATTGTCTCTGGGGAGGAATTGAGAAGGTTGCGGCCGAAGCCTTTCCGAACGCTCGAATCATGCTCTATGAGGACGGCCTGCACACGTTTGTCGAACACGAGGACCATCATCTTTCAATTGGAAGATTTCTGAACGAGCCGAAACGTACCTACCGCGCGATCCGAGCGAGACTCGCGCAGCGACGGTTCCCGGATCGCCTGAAACGGTGGTCGTTGCTGCGCAGGCATCTGGATCGGGTTGGGGGGAGCTATCTCTGGACGGATCAGGTCATTCCCGTACCGGCATATCAGCGGCACTTGCCTCGAGTCCGGCTTCAGGCCAACGTGCTTCGGGAAACCATTCGGGACGGGTCGAGGGTTGCTCCCCTTCCATCGGTTGCGTCGGAGATGGATCGGAGCGCGGAGCCCCGGGCCCTCGTGCTTGGCCAATGCTTTTCGAATTACGGCGATCTCCCTCGGGACGAGGAGCTTTCCTGTTATCGAGAGACGGTGATTACGTTGCGCAAGGCGGGCTTCTCCGTGCTCTGGAAAGAGCATCCTCGAACTCGAGAGCCGTTTCTGAAGGCACTGGCAAGCGAGGTTGAGGGAATCGTGGCGATGCCGGAGCTTGGTCCCTGGCCGGTCGAGCTGTTTGCCGAACGGTTGCGGCTTTCGTGTTGCGCGGCGGTGTCGTCGACCTCCCTCTTTTCGTTCCCGCTGCTGTTCGGTTTGCCGTCCTATACAATGATGACCGATGCGATTCAGGCGTTGTTCCGATACCCGAACGATCAGATGGCGCGGTTTGTGGTGGCTTCTGTTCCTCCGGTGACGCGCGCCGTGAGCCTGTCGAAAGAGACGCAGACGGTGACCACCCTCGGCTCCCCGTCAGGGCTTGCGATTCCCGATCCGGACCACCGAGACGCCATCGACGGGCAGCCGGGGGCACGTCTTGGCGTCTGA
- the galE gene encoding UDP-glucose 4-epimerase GalE: protein MKLLLTGGAGYIGSACLRWLLKHGHDPIAFDDLSEGNPPSVPSDRLVVGDILDTNALTEALKKHRAEAVMHFAALAIVPDSVKDPDNYYRVNVIGTKSVLDAMRRAEVPRIVFSSTCATYGNRAEMPLTETTPQDPEHPYGTTKLAAERLIKDYAAAYGLGYAILRYFNAAGADPDGTYGEDRRHETHLIPLTLQAAAGLRPKLTVFGTDWPTRDGTCVRDYIHTEDLADAHQKAVEAIGPGDGRIYNVGSGHGATVLEVIRACEEVVGRPIPRDLAGRRPGDPPELVASPEKIASELGWSPRYTDIRAIVETAWRWLESHPDGYGPKPSRH, encoded by the coding sequence ATGAAGCTCTTGTTGACCGGAGGCGCCGGTTATATCGGCAGCGCCTGCTTGCGGTGGCTCTTGAAGCACGGGCACGACCCGATCGCCTTCGATGACCTGTCGGAAGGGAACCCGCCGAGCGTGCCGAGCGATCGCCTGGTGGTGGGAGACATTCTCGATACGAACGCCCTGACCGAAGCCCTGAAGAAACACCGGGCCGAGGCGGTGATGCACTTCGCGGCGCTGGCGATTGTGCCCGATTCGGTGAAGGACCCGGATAATTACTACCGGGTCAACGTGATCGGGACCAAGAGCGTGCTCGATGCGATGCGGCGGGCCGAGGTGCCCCGGATCGTCTTCAGCAGCACCTGCGCAACGTACGGCAATCGGGCGGAGATGCCGTTGACCGAAACCACGCCGCAGGATCCGGAGCATCCGTACGGGACAACCAAGCTGGCGGCGGAGCGCTTGATCAAGGATTACGCGGCGGCGTATGGCCTCGGTTATGCGATCTTGCGGTACTTCAATGCCGCAGGAGCCGATCCGGACGGAACGTACGGGGAAGATCGGCGTCACGAGACGCACCTGATTCCGTTGACCCTTCAGGCGGCGGCCGGTTTACGTCCGAAGCTGACCGTCTTCGGCACCGACTGGCCGACACGAGACGGCACCTGCGTTCGGGACTATATTCACACCGAGGACCTGGCCGACGCGCATCAGAAGGCCGTCGAGGCGATTGGGCCGGGCGACGGTCGGATTTACAACGTCGGCTCCGGCCACGGGGCGACGGTGTTGGAGGTGATTCGGGCCTGCGAGGAGGTGGTCGGGCGGCCGATTCCTCGGGATCTGGCCGGGAGACGGCCGGGAGACCCTCCGGAGCTGGTCGCCAGCCCCGAGAAAATCGCCTCGGAATTAGGCTGGAGCCCCCGTTATACTGACATCCGAGCGATCGTTGAGACCGCCTGGCGATGGCTCGAATCCCACCCCGACGGCTACGGCCCGAAGCCGTCCCGGCACTAA
- a CDS encoding glycosyltransferase family 4 protein has product MHPSRPLSPSLDPSAAPAEDGGPPLSIGLYCPGWPPEGFANGIITYVEAIAEGMTRLGHRPYILAGSVAEPISEAPPAPVLDLRPLYAPGLPGKVAEALAYRLDPKAPATRIMRIARGLRRVIQGAEGYPRLDILEVEETLGLPGTLGRRRRVPVVARLHGPWFLNGPNQGGDPLSREFARRVRIEGKVLRVVEGITGPSQDVIDRTRAYYNEPLPEAEAIPNPVRLVPADRQWRVETSEPDHIVFIGRFDRHKGGDTILDAFAVLLRDRPSARLTFVGPDRGLDRDGRHWTLPEYLEHRLPGALAEGRVQWLGRRPPSDVAELRRRAAVTVVASRYETFAITITEAMAAGCPLVATRAGGASELFEDGLHGRYVDPEDPEGMASALAWMLADPARSAKLGAAAAEYCRRNYTPEIVAEQTIRFYRRVLAKRATPGILESKESRP; this is encoded by the coding sequence TTGCACCCTTCGAGGCCGTTAAGTCCCTCCCTTGATCCCTCAGCCGCACCGGCGGAGGACGGTGGTCCGCCACTGTCGATTGGCCTGTACTGTCCCGGATGGCCGCCGGAGGGGTTCGCCAATGGGATCATTACCTACGTTGAGGCGATCGCCGAGGGAATGACCCGGCTGGGCCATCGGCCGTACATTCTGGCCGGCTCGGTGGCCGAGCCGATCTCGGAGGCTCCCCCCGCTCCGGTGCTGGATTTGCGGCCGCTGTATGCACCGGGATTGCCTGGGAAGGTGGCCGAGGCGCTGGCCTATCGTCTCGATCCGAAGGCGCCGGCGACGCGCATCATGCGGATCGCTCGAGGATTACGGCGGGTGATCCAAGGAGCGGAAGGATACCCCCGGCTGGACATCCTGGAAGTGGAGGAGACCTTGGGCCTTCCCGGAACCCTGGGACGCCGGAGACGGGTACCGGTGGTGGCTCGGCTGCACGGCCCCTGGTTCCTGAACGGTCCGAACCAAGGGGGTGATCCGTTGTCTCGGGAGTTCGCTCGCCGGGTGCGGATCGAGGGGAAGGTGTTGCGAGTCGTCGAGGGGATCACCGGCCCTTCGCAAGACGTGATTGACCGAACACGTGCGTATTACAATGAACCGTTACCCGAGGCCGAGGCGATTCCGAATCCGGTTCGCCTGGTGCCGGCCGATCGTCAATGGCGGGTCGAGACCAGCGAACCGGATCATATCGTCTTCATTGGTCGCTTTGATCGTCATAAGGGCGGAGACACGATTCTCGACGCCTTCGCCGTGCTGCTGCGCGATCGTCCCTCGGCGCGGCTGACGTTCGTGGGTCCGGATCGGGGGCTGGACCGCGACGGTCGGCACTGGACGTTGCCGGAGTACCTGGAGCATCGGCTCCCGGGGGCCCTGGCCGAGGGTCGCGTTCAATGGCTCGGCCGTCGCCCTCCCTCGGACGTGGCGGAACTTCGGCGGCGAGCCGCGGTGACGGTGGTCGCTTCTCGCTATGAAACGTTTGCCATCACCATTACCGAGGCGATGGCCGCCGGGTGCCCCCTGGTGGCCACCCGAGCCGGTGGAGCAAGCGAGTTGTTCGAGGACGGCTTGCACGGCCGTTACGTGGACCCGGAAGACCCGGAGGGGATGGCCTCGGCCCTCGCCTGGATGCTGGCCGATCCCGCGCGATCGGCCAAGCTGGGTGCCGCCGCGGCGGAGTACTGTCGCCGGAATTACACTCCGGAAATTGTCGCCGAGCAAACCATTCGCTTTTATCGCCGAGTGCTGGCCAAGCGCGCGACGCCAGGCATCCTTGAATCGAAGGAGTCCCGTCCGTGA
- a CDS encoding CARDB domain-containing protein, which produces MTTTRFSRGSGRKRFRLGRRPTLELMESRTLLATFTVTSIGDNGGVDPLPGAGTGTLRQAIVDANNAAGADDIVFNIAGAGPHVIAPAAALPLLTDVVTIDGFTQAGASANTLTNGNDAVYQIVLDGTGAGVGSDGLQLAIGSDQSTIRGLVIQNFSGDGIEINSSSLNTIEGNFIGTTLDGSTAAPNGGNGVFIHAVNEAADQNTVGGSTPDARNLISGNGSNGVHILAFDGPTADGNRIANNYIGTNAAGTGPLGNGSNGVFIENTSFNRIGTTGGAVFPGAPNLISGNGNDGILIRGVALDGRAANSNEVRSNLIGTDVSGAVPLGNALHGVEVSFDANDNSIGGAPAIAGVGNTIRFNAGDGVAVTGLPNGGGAPRGTMIMTNAIDDNGGLGIDLGDDGVTLNDPLDPDLGPNNFQNFPVLTSAVSTATNLTIIGTLNSLPNQTFVVQFFSSPVADPSGFGEGQTFLFETTVTTDAAGNAPINSVFATPIAAGLAVTATASLVTAAAPRIETSEFSEAILSEIVGVDLAITKTDVPDPVLVGQNLTYTLTVTNNGPNDATGVIVTDTLPANATFVSATPSQGTASEAAGIVTANLGNLAAGASATITIVVTPTAAAAGTTITNTADVGANEEDTDDTNNTATARTDVLAAIDLAIAKADTPDPVLVGQNLTYTLTVTNNGPNDATGVIVTDTLPANVAFVSATPSQGTASEAAGIVTANLGNLAAGASATLTIVVTPTAAAGGTTITNTADVGANEEDTDDTNNTATARTDVLAAVDLAIAKADTPDPVVVGQNLTYTLTVTNNGPSGATGVVVTDTLPANVAFVSATPSQGTASEAAGIVTANLGNLAAGASATVTIVVTPTSTNGGTRATITNTAVVVVNETDTDPANNTVTVTTEVVRPPVVTDLDRLGVHHQPTVLVVTFSDPMDVGPATNVANYSLIVSSGPHAVGREIDIVDAVISADGLSVQLYPAIRLPIHAFRYQLTINGMPEDGLASDGVLLDGNYDTLPSGNYVSDFGREILVLPTPIHTPRPTPMPPNGVPHQPRPHVPSWFPHELLSVGSVAELDQWLADRGHSDRVAFRNYVINLLKLPTEPIGSAVEVQAAARTIAPSTRSPLPAWVPTSFRSVESLAALDAELERLGQTSRGRFRAFLADKLDLN; this is translated from the coding sequence ATGACAACCACACGATTCTCCCGCGGATCAGGACGCAAGCGATTCCGTCTCGGCCGGCGGCCGACCCTGGAACTCATGGAGTCACGGACGCTCCTGGCCACCTTCACCGTCACCAGCATCGGTGATAACGGCGGCGTGGATCCGCTCCCAGGCGCGGGAACGGGAACGCTCCGGCAGGCCATCGTCGACGCGAATAACGCCGCAGGGGCCGACGACATCGTCTTCAACATCGCCGGGGCCGGTCCGCACGTCATCGCCCCCGCGGCTGCCCTGCCGCTCCTGACCGACGTGGTGACGATCGACGGCTTCACCCAGGCCGGGGCCTCGGCAAATACGCTGACCAATGGCAACGACGCCGTCTATCAGATCGTCCTCGACGGTACCGGCGCGGGGGTCGGAAGCGACGGTCTCCAACTGGCGATCGGCTCCGATCAGAGCACCATCCGCGGCCTGGTGATCCAGAACTTCTCCGGCGACGGCATCGAGATCAACAGCTCCAGCCTCAACACGATCGAGGGGAACTTCATTGGCACCACCCTCGACGGCTCGACCGCCGCGCCCAACGGTGGCAACGGCGTCTTTATCCACGCCGTGAATGAAGCGGCCGATCAGAACACCGTTGGTGGCAGCACTCCGGACGCTCGCAACCTGATTTCCGGCAATGGGAGTAATGGCGTCCATATCCTCGCCTTCGATGGACCCACGGCCGATGGTAACCGGATCGCGAACAACTACATCGGCACCAACGCCGCCGGTACCGGGCCGCTGGGCAACGGCAGTAACGGCGTGTTTATCGAGAACACCTCGTTCAATCGGATCGGCACCACCGGCGGCGCCGTCTTCCCCGGTGCTCCGAACCTGATTTCCGGCAACGGGAACGACGGCATCCTGATCCGGGGTGTTGCCCTCGACGGCAGGGCCGCCAACAGCAACGAGGTACGAAGCAACCTGATCGGCACCGATGTCTCGGGGGCCGTGCCGCTCGGGAACGCCCTTCACGGTGTCGAGGTCTCCTTCGATGCCAACGACAACTCAATCGGCGGTGCTCCGGCGATCGCCGGTGTCGGCAACACCATCCGCTTCAATGCAGGGGACGGCGTGGCTGTCACCGGATTGCCGAACGGTGGGGGCGCACCCCGCGGCACCATGATCATGACCAATGCGATCGACGACAACGGCGGCCTGGGCATCGACCTCGGCGACGACGGTGTCACGCTGAACGACCCGCTCGATCCCGACCTTGGGCCGAACAACTTCCAGAACTTCCCCGTGCTGACCTCGGCCGTGAGCACGGCCACCAATCTGACCATCATTGGCACGCTCAACAGCCTGCCAAACCAGACGTTCGTCGTGCAGTTCTTCTCCAGCCCGGTTGCCGACCCGAGTGGATTCGGTGAAGGGCAGACCTTCTTGTTCGAAACCACCGTCACCACCGATGCCGCAGGCAACGCGCCGATCAATTCCGTGTTCGCCACGCCCATTGCTGCCGGCCTGGCCGTCACCGCAACCGCCTCGCTCGTGACCGCGGCGGCTCCTCGGATCGAGACATCGGAGTTCTCCGAGGCGATTCTTTCCGAAATCGTCGGCGTCGACCTGGCGATCACCAAGACCGACGTGCCCGATCCTGTTCTCGTCGGCCAGAACCTGACCTACACCCTGACGGTGACCAATAACGGCCCGAACGACGCGACGGGCGTGATCGTGACCGACACCCTGCCGGCGAACGCCACCTTCGTCTCGGCCACGCCGAGCCAGGGGACGGCGAGCGAGGCCGCCGGGATCGTCACAGCGAACCTCGGCAACCTCGCTGCGGGCGCCTCGGCGACCATCACCATCGTCGTCACCCCCACCGCCGCCGCCGCTGGCACGACGATCACCAACACCGCCGACGTCGGCGCCAATGAAGAGGACACCGACGACACCAACAACACCGCCACCGCAAGGACCGACGTCCTGGCCGCCATCGACCTGGCAATTGCCAAGGCCGACACCCCTGATCCGGTCCTGGTTGGTCAGAACCTGACGTATACCCTGACGGTGACCAACAACGGCCCGAACGACGCGACGGGCGTGATCGTGACCGACACTCTGCCTGCGAACGTTGCCTTCGTCTCGGCCACGCCGAGCCAGGGGACGGCGAGCGAAGCGGCCGGGATCGTCACGGCAAACCTTGGCAATCTGGCCGCGGGCGCCTCGGCGACGCTCACCATCGTTGTGACTCCCACCGCCGCCGCTGGTGGCACGACGATCACCAACACCGCCGACGTCGGCGCCAATGAAGAGGACACCGACGACACCAACAACACCGCCACCGCAAGGACCGACGTCCTGGCCGCCGTCGATCTGGCGATTGCCAAGGCTGACACCCCCGATCCCGTCGTCGTGGGTCAGAACCTGACGTACACTTTAACGGTCACTAACAATGGCCCGAGCGGCGCGACCGGCGTGGTCGTGACCGACACCTTACCGGCGAACGTCGCCTTCGTCTCGGCCACGCCGAGCCAGGGGACGGCGAGCGAAGCGGCCGGGATCGTCACGGCGAACCTTGGCAATCTGGCCGCGGGCGCCTCGGCCACCGTGACTATCGTCGTCACTCCCACCTCCACCAACGGCGGGACTCGGGCGACGATCACCAACACTGCCGTCGTTGTGGTCAATGAGACCGACACCGACCCCGCGAACAACACCGTGACCGTGACCACCGAGGTCGTCAGGCCCCCGGTCGTCACCGACCTCGACCGGCTTGGCGTCCACCACCAACCGACCGTTCTGGTCGTCACCTTCTCCGACCCGATGGACGTCGGACCCGCGACCAATGTCGCCAACTACAGCCTGATCGTCTCGTCCGGCCCACATGCCGTCGGGCGCGAGATCGACATCGTCGACGCCGTGATCAGCGCCGATGGCCTCTCGGTCCAGCTCTACCCGGCCATTCGTCTGCCGATCCACGCGTTCCGCTATCAGCTTACGATCAACGGCATGCCGGAAGACGGCCTGGCGAGCGACGGTGTCTTGCTCGACGGCAACTACGACACCCTGCCCAGCGGCAACTACGTCTCTGACTTCGGCCGCGAGATCCTCGTCCTTCCCACTCCCATTCACACGCCCAGACCCACCCCGATGCCCCCCAACGGCGTCCCCCACCAACCGAGGCCGCACGTTCCTTCGTGGTTCCCCCACGAACTGCTCTCGGTCGGCAGCGTCGCGGAGCTTGACCAGTGGCTGGCCGATCGCGGCCATAGCGACCGGGTCGCGTTCCGGAACTACGTCATCAACCTGCTCAAGCTGCCGACCGAACCGATCGGCTCGGCCGTCGAGGTGCAGGCCGCGGCCCGGACGATCGCGCCTTCCACTCGATCCCCGCTCCCGGCCTGGGTTCCGACCTCCTTCCGCAGCGTCGAAAGCCTCGCCGCCCTCGACGCCGAACTGGAACGCCTCGGCCAGACCAGCAGGGGCCGCTTCCGGGCCTTCCTGGCCGACAAGCTTGACCTGAACTGA